GTCACCGACTTGCCGGACCCCGACTCGCCGACGACACCGAGCACCTCGCCCGGACGGACCGTGTATCCCACTCCGCGGACGGCGCGCACCGCGTCGGGACCGGAGCCGAAGGTCACGTTGAGGTCGGTCACCTCGAGAACCGGGTCGGTCAGGTCCACCCTGCCGGGCCGGGCTCCTGTGCCCGCCCGGCGCTCGTCACACTCTCTCATCGTCCACCTCTCTTCGCGGTGGGGTCGAAGGCGTCACGCAGGGAGTCGCCGACCAGGTTGACCGCGAACACGGTGACGATCAGCAGTCCGGCGCAGAACCAGAAGGTCCACGGGGCGTAGACGGCCGTCTTGGCACCGTCGGCGATGAGGCTGCCCAGTGAGACGTCGGGCGGTTGGATGCCGAAGCCGAAGTAGGACAGGGAGGTCTCGGTGAGGATCGCGGCACTGACGTTCAGCGTGGCGTCCACGGCCAGCAGCGAGGACATGTTCGGGATGACGTGCCGGAAGATGATCGTCGCCGGGGGGACACCCATGAACCTGGCCGCCTGGATGAACTCCCGCTCCTTCAGCGAGATGGTCATGCTCCGGACGATCTTCGAGGTGACCATCCAGAGGAAGAGCGCCAGCACGAACACGAACAGCACCCACTGGCCCTCGGCGAAGAGCGGCGACATGATCGCCAGGATCAGGAAGGCCGGGAGCACCAGCATCAGGTCGGTGACCCAGGTCAGCGTCCTGTCGGCCCAGCCCATGAAATATCCGGCGAAGGCGCCGACCACGGCTGCCAGCGTGGTGCCGACCACCGCCGCGAGCAGCCCCACGACCAGCGACTTCTGCATGCCGCGCAACGTGACCGCGTACACGTCGGCACCGGTCTGCAGGGTGCCCCACCAGTGCTTGGCGGATGGTGGCTGCAGGAACGCCATGAAGTCCTTGTCGGTGTAGCTCCACCTGCCGAGGTAGGGGCCGACGAACGCCAGCAGGAACATCAGAGCCAGCAGCGCGGCCCCGATCCTGCCCTGGACAGAACGGAGAAAGCGGCCGACGACCACCCGCAGCCGTGACGGCGCCCTGATCCTGCCGACGGCCGTCCCCTGCTCGGCGAGCTCCTCGTCCGCGATGGTCATCTTCTCGCTCACCCCACCCGCACCCGGGGATCGAGGACGGCGTGGAGCACGTCGGAGACCAGGGAGGCGACCAGCACCGCGAAGGCCGCGAAACAGCTGATCGCGGCCACGGTGTTGACGTCGTTGGTGGAGATGGAGTTGACGAGTTGCTCCCCCATACCGTGCCAGCCGAAGATCTTCTCGGTGAAGGTCGTACCGACCAGCAGCGAACCGAAGGTGAAGGCGAAGTAGGTGACCGCCGGGATCAGCGCCGTGCGCAGCGCGTGCCTGATCAGCGCGGTACGGCGGCGCAGCCCCTTGGCCATGGCCGTGCGGATGAAGTCGGCCCCGAGCACGTCGAGCATCATGTTGCGCTGGTAGCGGCTGTAGACGGCGATC
Above is a genomic segment from Streptosporangium album containing:
- a CDS encoding ABC transporter permease, with translation MTIADEELAEQGTAVGRIRAPSRLRVVVGRFLRSVQGRIGAALLALMFLLAFVGPYLGRWSYTDKDFMAFLQPPSAKHWWGTLQTGADVYAVTLRGMQKSLVVGLLAAVVGTTLAAVVGAFAGYFMGWADRTLTWVTDLMLVLPAFLILAIMSPLFAEGQWVLFVFVLALFLWMVTSKIVRSMTISLKEREFIQAARFMGVPPATIIFRHVIPNMSSLLAVDATLNVSAAILTETSLSYFGFGIQPPDVSLGSLIADGAKTAVYAPWTFWFCAGLLIVTVFAVNLVGDSLRDAFDPTAKRGGR